One Pectobacterium colocasium DNA segment encodes these proteins:
- a CDS encoding H-NS family nucleoid-associated regulatory protein, translating into MSIDLQALSAAELKNLIASAQDQLVKGERERVKAVREKILQLLEGENLELEQVFPNSKPSPRVKNPVAPKYAHPDNPSLTWSGRGKQPNWFKEALAAGKTQEQLLLS; encoded by the coding sequence ATGTCGATTGATTTGCAGGCGCTGTCCGCAGCCGAATTGAAGAACCTGATCGCATCCGCACAGGATCAACTGGTCAAGGGAGAACGTGAACGCGTCAAGGCCGTTCGCGAGAAAATTCTGCAGTTGCTGGAAGGTGAAAATCTGGAGCTGGAGCAGGTCTTCCCGAACTCTAAGCCCAGTCCTCGGGTAAAAAATCCTGTGGCTCCCAAATATGCGCATCCTGATAACCCAAGCCTGACCTGGAGTGGTCGAGGCAAGCAGCCGAACTGGTTCAAAGAGGCGCTCGCGGCAGGCAAAACGCAGGAGCAGTTGTTGCTGTCCTAA
- a CDS encoding phosphoadenosine phosphosulfate reductase family protein: MLWRVLQANCGLPADTVVCFANTGKEVEATLRFVRDCATHWKIPILWLEYQDAEPGFTQVDFATASRQGEPFEALIRKRQYLPNPVARGCTTSLKIRPMHKYLRSLGWTEWDQFIGIRADEQRRVAKIRARGHSTESSHEMMCMPLADAHISVYEVSAFWQAQPFDLELLTVKGRTLEGNCDLCFLKPQGQRLALIKARPEAAIWWMRMESLNLASKASGTRFRIDGPSYADLARFAANQGDLFDSTEDAVACFCGD; the protein is encoded by the coding sequence CCGTTGTCTGCTTCGCCAACACGGGCAAAGAAGTCGAAGCTACCCTGCGCTTCGTGCGCGACTGCGCCACACATTGGAAAATCCCTATCCTCTGGCTCGAATATCAGGACGCCGAACCGGGGTTCACGCAGGTCGACTTCGCGACTGCCAGCCGCCAGGGTGAGCCTTTCGAGGCATTGATCCGTAAGCGCCAATACCTGCCTAACCCCGTTGCTCGGGGCTGCACCACCAGCCTGAAAATCCGGCCGATGCATAAATACCTGCGCAGCCTCGGCTGGACGGAATGGGATCAATTCATTGGCATCCGCGCCGACGAACAACGGCGTGTCGCCAAAATCCGGGCGCGTGGTCACTCCACGGAATCAAGCCATGAAATGATGTGCATGCCATTGGCCGATGCACACATCAGCGTCTACGAGGTCAGTGCGTTCTGGCAGGCACAGCCTTTCGATCTGGAACTGTTGACCGTGAAAGGCCGCACACTCGAAGGCAACTGCGATTTGTGCTTCCTCAAGCCACAAGGGCAGCGACTGGCCCTCATCAAGGCCAGACCGGAAGCCGCCATATGGTGGATGCGCATGGAATCACTGAATCTGGCCAGCAAAGCCAGTGGCACACGGTTTCGTATTGACGGTCCCAGCTATGCCGATCTGGCGCGCTTCGCCGCAAACCAGGGTGATCTGTTCGACTCAACCGAAGATGCGGTGGCCTGTTTTTGTGGCGATTAA
- a CDS encoding DUF3577 domain-containing protein — protein sequence MAHSTSGEKAYFDLHTEGYGRLQRVREVPVRGGRRAQPFLACTIAALVGSAKEPATRYFDVKVTGAEAKKLVEHYVGIDDPKQRPMIKFRLGDLWSDAFIRPSGERKGEPAASLKGRLLKAELIDPVALHIIEQYELVTRGIGYLNRPKDVTPKNGDPFLACTLGALAGPVEEPEYRYINTIVTTPEAQHLVRRCVQAVEAERKVLVAFRLNDMKADPYLRTKGEHAGEPAASLESKLIHIGLIKIDGQLVYPTASQTPSSGHATAASTESDSPDNSVDMPSTTPGTAEPEAQSSVEEEPALATSH from the coding sequence ATGGCTCATTCTACTTCAGGCGAAAAGGCCTATTTCGATCTGCACACTGAAGGTTACGGTCGTCTGCAGCGTGTACGGGAAGTTCCCGTGCGGGGTGGCCGACGTGCTCAACCCTTCCTGGCCTGCACCATCGCCGCGCTGGTCGGCTCCGCCAAAGAACCGGCCACCCGCTATTTTGATGTCAAAGTCACAGGTGCCGAGGCTAAAAAACTGGTCGAACACTATGTCGGCATTGATGATCCAAAGCAGCGTCCGATGATCAAGTTCCGGCTGGGGGATCTGTGGAGTGATGCATTCATTCGCCCCAGCGGTGAGCGCAAGGGTGAACCGGCAGCCAGCCTCAAGGGACGACTCTTGAAGGCTGAACTGATCGACCCTGTTGCATTGCACATAATCGAACAGTACGAGCTGGTCACTCGGGGCATTGGCTACCTCAATCGGCCCAAAGATGTCACACCGAAGAACGGTGACCCGTTCCTCGCATGCACCCTCGGTGCGCTGGCCGGGCCTGTCGAAGAACCGGAGTATCGGTACATCAACACCATAGTGACCACACCGGAGGCTCAACATCTGGTGCGCCGTTGCGTGCAGGCCGTCGAGGCTGAGCGCAAGGTTCTGGTGGCCTTTCGTCTCAACGACATGAAAGCTGATCCGTACCTTCGCACGAAGGGCGAGCATGCCGGTGAGCCGGCAGCGAGTCTGGAGTCCAAGCTAATCCATATTGGCCTGATCAAGATCGATGGCCAATTGGTCTATCCCACTGCCAGTCAGACTCCCTCTTCCGGGCACGCCACGGCGGCATCCACTGAGTCAGACAGTCCTGATAACAGCGTGGATATGCCGTCTACGACACCCGGCACAGCCGAACCTGAAGCGCAATCCTCGGTAGAAGAAGAGCCCGCTCTCGCCACGTCACACTAA
- a CDS encoding DUF3275 family protein produces MATAAVQSAPPIIVRGQLAIRTISGRNGRFTVGRLTTHLGLFHVKDPELEQYPEGKYEGEFAIRYIYPKAYPVGDGMRFEIRANLDGMTLSGIDKLSKAEARAFATQDVDPLDEESGTQPVPTPTATSKSKARPAPVQATQDPLVDTTPFGVDAPSATVAASDNPDSDDAALFGILWPLGESVKLDATIDRRTLRLQVARLSQLSYVFDATAQQWNRQSESLVT; encoded by the coding sequence ATGGCTACAGCAGCCGTTCAATCCGCTCCCCCCATCATCGTTCGCGGCCAACTCGCAATCCGCACAATATCCGGTCGTAATGGCCGATTCACTGTTGGTCGTCTCACCACCCACCTTGGGCTGTTCCATGTCAAAGATCCCGAACTGGAGCAGTATCCCGAAGGGAAATATGAGGGTGAGTTTGCGATTCGATATATTTATCCGAAAGCCTATCCTGTCGGCGACGGCATGCGATTCGAAATCCGGGCCAACCTGGATGGCATGACCTTGTCTGGTATCGACAAACTCAGCAAAGCAGAGGCTCGCGCCTTCGCCACGCAGGATGTCGATCCGCTTGATGAGGAATCGGGTACTCAACCCGTACCCACGCCAACCGCAACATCCAAATCCAAGGCCAGGCCTGCCCCTGTGCAAGCCACCCAGGACCCACTGGTCGACACCACGCCATTCGGCGTCGATGCGCCCTCCGCGACTGTAGCGGCCTCGGACAATCCCGATAGCGATGATGCTGCATTGTTCGGCATCCTCTGGCCGCTGGGTGAGTCGGTGAAGCTGGACGCAACCATTGACCGTCGCACGTTGCGCCTGCAAGTCGCGCGGTTGAGCCAGTTGAGCTATGTGTTCGACGCCACGGCCCAGCAGTGGAACCGTCAGTCTGAATCCCTGGTGACCTGA